The Candidatus Desulfatibia profunda genome includes the window CGAATAGGTGCACCTTGCCTGTTGTATCATCGGTTATAAGGGTATGATCGATGATTTTTGGAAAATACAATTTAAGCAAAACCCTGTCTTCAGCTACAGTAGAAGTAAATATGACTTGAGTGAAGTAAAATTGTATGAACTGCTCCATACTCAAGTTATTGTTTCCGAATGGAACGACTTCCCACAGGTGACTGACATATTCTGAATATATTAGCTGGATGTTTTCATAGATTGCAAAGCCTGGCGTCTTACAACAATGATGGGATATGCCTCCTGAAGGTTCACACTGCATACATTCTTCTAAAGTGGGGGCATCTCTCATTTGTTTTGACAATAATACCTGCAATTCTTTGGATAAATATTTCATGACAATAACCCACTTTTGAATTCCTCGGCCGCCTTTGCCTTGCTTCCCAGAACCATCAATGCAAAGCACCGGCCGTACCATGCATTTACGAAACCTGGATCAAACCTGACAGCCTCCTTGTATTTCTCAACAGCTTCTTCATACGGCAGCATCTTTTTTTCTTTTTA containing:
- a CDS encoding tetratricopeptide repeat protein; the encoded protein is MLPYEEAVEKYKEAVRFDPGFVNAWYGRCFALMVLGSKAKAAEEFKSGLLS